CTCTTGCTTGCTCTATCATTATCTTTTTTCACGCCTCCTCTATAGAAACAGTATAGCGGTTTTATGACTTTAATTGAAGCTTTTTGGAGAAATTCGTGTTTTCTCGCAGCTTTCTTATTTTTATAGTAGAAATAAAAAAGCAGAAACCTCTTTTGGAAGAGATTCCTGCTTTTTCGACCTTAAGAAATGCTATAGTTTGGTGCTTCTTTTGTAATTTGAATATCATGTGGGTGGCTTTCACGAAGTCCGGCTCCAGTCATACGAACGAACGCCGCTTCTTCGCGAAGATGTCTTAAATCAGGAGAGCCAGTGTAACCCATACCTGAACGAATACCGCCGACTAATTGGAAGATAATATCAGCAACGGAGCCTTTGTAAGGAACGCGACCTTCAATACCTTCAGGAACCAATTTTTTCGCATCTGCTTGGAAATAACGATCTTTCGAACCGTGCTCCATCGCTGCCAAACTACCCATACCACGGTAAGTTTTGAATTGACGACCTTGGAAAATTTCTGTTTCACCAGGGCTTTCGTCTGTTCCAGCAAGCATACTTCCTAGCATAACCGCATTTCCTCCAGCAGCTAGAGCTTTCACGATATCACCGGAGTATTTAATGCCGCCGTCTGCGATAATTGTTTTACCAAATTCGCGTGCAACAGTTGCACAATCGTAAATCGCTGTGATTTGAGGAACCCCAACACCTGCAACAACACGTGTCGTACAGATGGAACCAGGACCAATCCCAACTTTGACGATATCAACACCAACTTCAAAAAGAGCACGTGCTCCTTCAGCTGTTGCAACGTTTCCGGCAACAATTACTACATCTTTGAAAGTTTGGCGGATTTCGGAAATTTTATTAATAACTCCCGCTGAATGTCCGTGCGCAGTATCAATAACAATCGCATCAACACCCGCTTCGATTAATTTTTCTACACGTACAAAAGTATCATTCGTAATTCCAACAGCTGCTGCGGCAAGTAGTCTACCATGCTTGTCTTTAGCAGAGTTCGGGAATTCAATTACTTTTTCAATATCTTTAATAGTGATAAGCCCTTTTAGAATGCCTGCTTCATCAACAAGTGGCAATTTTTCAATGCGGTGTTTTTGCAGAATCTGCTCAGCTTGTTTTAGCGTAGTTCCAACTGGCGCTGTCACTAGGTTTTCCTTTGTCATAACATCTTTAATTACTGTAGAATAATCGGAAATAAAACGTAAATCACGGTTAGTTAAAATCCCAACTAGTTTGCGCTCTTTCTCGTTGTTCACGATTGGAACACCTGAGATACGATATTTACCCATCAAATGCTCTGCAGCAAAAACTTGGTGATCTGGAGTCAGATAAAATGGATCAATAATAACGCCACTTTCAGAGCGTTTCACCTTCTCGATTTCTTCTGCTTGTTGTTCAATACTCATATTCTTATGAACAACACCGATTCCGCCTTGGCGCGCAATTGCAATTGCCATTTTGGCTTCTGTAATTGTGTCCATTCCGGCACTCCAAATTGGTACATTTAATTTGAGTGATGGAGCCATTTCTACACTTAAATCTACATCATTTGGTAATACGTCCGATTTCGCTGGAACAAGTAAAACATCATCAAATGTTAAGCCTTCTTTTGCAAATTTTGTTTCCCACATGGGTCGCAAACACTCCTTTTTTATTGGTACTCGCTTTTTTATATAGAAAAAACGCATCATCTTATCCTTATTTTCATAAAGAAAAAATGGTGGAAAATATCCACATCATGCGACTTGTCTTCTATAATCATGCTGAAATAGCCAATGTATATTTTTAGTTATTGAATATGATGTTACAAGAAGCTTGGAGCTATGTCAAGAAGGTTTTCCGTTGTTGTTTTATTCAGAAAATATAGTAAAAAATGTTTCACGTGAAACATTTGAAAAAGCCGCCTAAGATTGTTATCTTAAACGACTTCGCTATTTATTAATTTGTTGTATAACTTCAAATTTTCTTCATCGAAACAAACAAAGCGTATTTCTTTAATACTTGTGTCATACTCTTCTTCCGCCCATTTACGAACGGTATAAAGAGCTACTTCTGCTGCTAGTTTTTTAGGAAAGCCATATACACCAGTAGAAATATTAGGAAAAGCAATCGAAGTTAAGTCTTTTCCAGCCGCTAAATCTAGCGCTTTCCAATAACAAGATGCCAGTTTATTCGCTTCTTGATGCTCTCCGTCTTTCCAAATCGGACCTACAGCATGAATAATGTAACTTGCTTGTAAATCGCCGGCAGACGTAATGACCGCCTCACCCGCAGGACAAGTCCCAATGCGATTAATAACCTCTTGACATTCTTTTAATAAATCCGGACCCGCCGCTTGATGGATAGCGCCATCCACTCCGCCGCCACCTAAAAGTCCAGGGTTAGCAGCATTTACAATGACATCTACATCTTGTTCCGTAATATCACCTTTTACAACTGTTATCTCCATACCATCACCTCTTTTCTTCATTCTAATTTATTTTGAAAGTGATTTCCAGCAAGTCGATTATCTTCGCTTACTAGTTGCATAACTGTAATTGCCTTCATAAACGGTTAATTGTTTATTCTCCAGCCAAATTACTTTAGAGCATAGCTGATCAATAAAATAGCGATCGTGCGATACAGTGATAATTGTGCCGCTAAATGCCCGAATTGCTTCTTCTAAAATTTCACGCGAGGCGATATCTAAATGGTTAGTCGGCTCATCAAGTATCAGCGTATTCACTGGCATATTAATAAATTGCGCCAACCTAAGTCGCATACGTTCGCCGCCGCTAATATTCCCTACTTTTCGGAAAACCATCTCTCCATAAAACATAAAGCCTGCTAGCATTTGTCGTGCTTCTCCTTCTGTCACAGCAACCTTATCCCGAAATGCATCCAGTACAGTCAGCTCTTCATTCAGCTCTTCCATTTGCTGAGAAAGCGACGCAATTTTCACACTCGCGCCAACCTTAATCATGCCACCATCAGGAACAACTTTCCCTTCCATTATTTTAAGCAAAGTAGATTTGCCGGCGCCGTTTTCACCTATAATCGCTACTCGTT
The sequence above is drawn from the Listeria monocytogenes genome and encodes:
- a CDS encoding ADP-ribose-binding protein, translated to MEITVVKGDITEQDVDVIVNAANPGLLGGGGVDGAIHQAAGPDLLKECQEVINRIGTCPAGEAVITSAGDLQASYIIHAVGPIWKDGEHQEANKLASCYWKALDLAAGKDLTSIAFPNISTGVYGFPKKLAAEVALYTVRKWAEEEYDTSIKEIRFVCFDEENLKLYNKLINSEVV
- the guaB gene encoding IMP dehydrogenase, translating into MWETKFAKEGLTFDDVLLVPAKSDVLPNDVDLSVEMAPSLKLNVPIWSAGMDTITEAKMAIAIARQGGIGVVHKNMSIEQQAEEIEKVKRSESGVIIDPFYLTPDHQVFAAEHLMGKYRISGVPIVNNEKERKLVGILTNRDLRFISDYSTVIKDVMTKENLVTAPVGTTLKQAEQILQKHRIEKLPLVDEAGILKGLITIKDIEKVIEFPNSAKDKHGRLLAAAAVGITNDTFVRVEKLIEAGVDAIVIDTAHGHSAGVINKISEIRQTFKDVVIVAGNVATAEGARALFEVGVDIVKVGIGPGSICTTRVVAGVGVPQITAIYDCATVAREFGKTIIADGGIKYSGDIVKALAAGGNAVMLGSMLAGTDESPGETEIFQGRQFKTYRGMGSLAAMEHGSKDRYFQADAKKLVPEGIEGRVPYKGSVADIIFQLVGGIRSGMGYTGSPDLRHLREEAAFVRMTGAGLRESHPHDIQITKEAPNYSIS